In the genome of Stigmatopora nigra isolate UIUO_SnigA chromosome 7, RoL_Snig_1.1, whole genome shotgun sequence, the window caaaaaaacaaacgatGAATGTCCATGTACCTATGTCATTGACTTAGTCATTGACCAAAGCGTATCTGGAGTAAACACAGGCTTTTTAGGGTCGGGATACGACCGCCCGCCCGCGCCTCAGTCGCCGTAGGGCTCCGACACCTTCTCGGCCAGACtctcccgaaagaccgacagcTGCTTCATCTGTTCCGTCTGCATGGAGTGCCTCCTCGTCAGCTTCTTCTTGCGGGGCTCGCCCTCCGGGTGGCCTTTCTGCACTTTGAGGGGCGGCAGGAAGCCGCAAGGCGGCCTGCCGTGGGCCAGGCGCTCCAGCGGGAAGGTGCCCGAGCCGCGTCGCCCGGCCCGCTCGCCGCTCTCCCCAAAGGGGGTCGCCTCGTACGCCTGGCGCTCCTCGGGACATCCGGGGACCGGACCCGGGAGCCGCTGGCTCCCGCCGGCTTCGGCCGAGACGGGCTCGCCGCTTCCCAGATACGGGACGCGGTGCCGCTGAGCTTCTTCCGGGCGGCGGCAGGGGGCGCGCCCGGGGCGCTCGTCCCGCTCCGGTTCGTGCGTCTCGATGCTGTGTCTCCGCGACGTGGACGCCCGGGCGGGCTCGGCCAGCGACACGCCGTCCATTCGCTGACTCAGCCGAGCCACACCGTCGGCCAGGCGGGCGGGGGGCGCGGCCGGGCCCTCCGCGGCCGGCCCCGGGCGGGCCGCGGAGGGCGCCACCAGGCCCCAGGGCTCGGAGTTCAGCCTCTTGAGCAACTTGCGCGGAGGCGCCGGCGCTCTCTTCTCCCCGCGGGGACGGGCGGCGGAGCGAGGCGGAGGGGGCGGCGAGAAGCTGAAGACCGGCTGGCCTCGGCCGGCGGCCGGAGACGAGGTGGCGATCTCCACGTCCGACGGCGACATGCAGGCGTCGGGCCCTCCCGGGGACGGGGGAGAGTTGAGGTACTGCTTGGTCTTTTTGGTGCCGGACGGGGAGGTGTCgctggtgatgatgatgacctCTTTGCCCTTGGCCCTGCAGGCGTCCAGCAGCACCCGCAAGGTGTCCCGCTGGCCCTCTTCCAGGGCCCGCGTCAGGGCGGAGCGCCCCGAGTGATCCTTGAGGCTGGGGTCGGCGCCGCCGGCCAGCAGGAGGGCCACGGCCTCCCGGCCGGCGCGCCGGGCGCAGGCGTGCATCAGGGCCGTGCGCCCGCCCTTGTCCGGGATGTTGGGGTCGGCGCCCCTGTCCAGCAGGTAGCGCAGCATGCGCAGGCGGGTGCCCGGCTCGCCGTAGTCGGCCAGGCAGGCGGCCGCCAGCGGCGTGCGGCCCAGCCGGTCGCCCTCGTTGATGTAGGCGCCGCCCTCCAGCAGCAGGCGGCTCAGCCTCAGCTTCCCTTGGAAGACGGCGCTCAGGAGGGCGTTCCCCTCCATCTGTGGGGGCGCCACGCCGACGCCACTGCCGCCGACGCCGCCACCGTCGCCGTCACCACCGTCCCCCATGGCCGCCGCTTGTCAATGACCTGGCGGGAGAGGCATCGTCTGTGAGTGGTCACGGGGCCTTTTCGCCGGCCCAAATGTCACTCGCGAGGAAGTTTGCCCCGTTTTGTCCGGAACGGCCATCGCCGCCGGCACCACCGCAAAGTGGTTAGCGAGGGACGGTGACCACGAAGGACAAGTGCGGCCTTCGCCGTGGCTTTCTCGTGTGCCGCCCCATCGTCTCACctcgcccccccaccccccgcgTGACGGCAGTGAAAAACAAGAAGGGGCTTTGCCTACCGCCGCGCCGCGGGACCGCCGGCTTCGTCGCCATCACTGCGTCGAGCTCCCTCTTCACCGGCGAGCGCTTCCAAGGTTAGGGCCGTCACGTCGCAGTCACGTCGCCGTCACGTCCAACTAGCTCCCGCCGTCGCCACGGAAACTGACGGCCGCCTCCGCCGTGCGGCGGTCAGAGCTCCGCCCGCTGGACCACCGCAAAAGGAAAAAGGCGCGCCCCGAGCAGACGGCACAATCGCTGGGGCCGGACTCGAGCGCCTTCCTGCCGCCTCCGCCATTGGTTCAAAGTAGCCGCCGCGTCACGGTCACGTGAGTGGGACTGGAGACACTGTTGCCATAGTTACGGAGGACGAGGAATTCTGCGGTAAGTACTCCAGTCCGACAGGGGGCAGCGCAACGCTCTTCGGCGCGACGCCTTTCGAGCGAATAGGGGATTGTTATTAGCCGAGAGGAAGCTAGCTGCCTAGCTAGCGCTCCCCGTGTTGTTGttgcagcggcggcggcggcgaagcCAAGCCTGTCGTTTCTCCCGGCCGGCCTTGAGCGTCGCCCAGCCTTGCCATGAAATGGAGCCTTCTTGGACACCCGCAGGTATTGTTACTATTTGAGCGACGAGCTCGCTTTGGTGGCGAAAGCTAAAGACTCGCTCGTTCGGCTCCTCGTAGCTGTGGAGGAAAAGGCGCTTCCAAGGCGTACGAATAGCCCACGAAGGGCATTTCCAAACAAGCCGTGgcaaagcaaacaaaacaaactgcaGAAATAGACCGAGAGCGAGACAAATGCATCATTTGTCCCTTGTTTCTTCCTTATCTATCGActacagtggtgccttgagatattaGCCTAATGCTCTTGGGGACTAAGCTCGCATGTCGATTGACcttttctcatagaaatgaactcaaTCTATATAGTTATAGTTAGTAgcgagggcagagagcagcccaCCATCTTTGATGGCACAACTTGTGCTTCTTGCCAATTTTGACCCACCGTACGTACACCTTTTCAACCTCCTGGATTCATCGAAGGAGGAGAAAGAGAGCACTCGCGTGGGGCTCGCGCTCGTGGGGTCGCGGGCGGTTGTTCTGGGCATATGTGTTTGCCTCCAGGCGAGCGTCAAGCGCCCTTCTCGCCCTTCTCGGCAGCGCGGACGCACCGGGACGAAGACGGCCCATCCCGAGAAGAGCCCCTGGCCGAGGAGTCGAGCCGAGACCAACTGGGCCGACTGGACATCGACCTGGACAGGAAGTCCAGACGACACAACTTGACGGCCGGCAACGTGCGCGACATCCTGCACGTGAGTCATCCGTCAACGTCCGCAGGCGTCCGTCTTTGACTCGCGTCCTCGCCGCCTCGTTCACACCCTAGCGTGTCCCCGTCAGGAGGTGATCACCGACGAACGCGTGGTGGCCATGATGAAGGCCGCCATCCGAGACACGCGGGACACGCCCATGTTTGTAGGTGGCGTGGCGCCCTCCCGTCGCACTCGCCCGCCCCCTCCTTAACCCGGATTCCTTGTCGTTTGCCACGGCGCCAGGAGCCCAAGATGACACGGTCCAGGTGGAAGACGGCCGTCCGGCAGGGACAGGTGAGCCACGGATTGGAAAGTGGAACGCACGCCCGACTTGACGCACGTCTGGCCTCTTTGCGTTCAGTGCGTGGACTGGAGTTTGTCGGCGGAGCAAAGTTGGCAGGTGAGCAGGATGGGGAAGGGCACACGGCCAAAAGACCCGCCTGCGCCTCCGTCCCAAAGCGCGCCCTTTGTCTCCAAGCCGCCGCAGTTTGCGGACATCCAGCTGGACGCCGACGAAGACTCGTCGGACGAAGAGTACCGCccccaggaggaggaggacgacacGGCCGAAGAGGTGCGCCGGCCCCGTCGACTGGCCGGCCAGCCGGCCGACGCTCGGCCCCCAACTGATTTTCCTGGCCGTCTTTCAGTCTTTCCTGAGCGACTGTGACGTCATCTGGCCACCCGAAGACCAGACGCCGGCAAGCGGCTGCCGGCCGACCGACGACGACGCCGCCGCCCCCTCCTTCCTGGAAAGCCTGAACGCcgtggaggaggagctggaTCGCGGGCCGGCCTACGCCACCTTTTCGGTAATTACAAATCCTTCCTGGGGAGGGAGGGATATAAAAGGCGCTTTGCCTGGGTCCGGGCGACGCCAACGAACGTGTTTAATCTGTCGACACTGGCTTCGTTTGGTCCCGTGGCAGTCTCTcgggatggaggaggaggacggcggcggcggcggcagtcTGGCCTTGCGCACGCGCTCCAAGCTGCCCCTCGTGGACGTCCCCTTGGAGCGGCTGGAGGCGGAGCTCCCGGCCCCCGACGGCGCGGCCGACGCCGACGAGGTCGGGGGTGGCGAGGAGGACCGCCATTGGACGCGCTGGCTCCACGGACTGGTGGCGACGCACCACGAAGGTAAGAGTACGGAAGGTAGACCTCCGGGACGGACGTCAGTTTTGTTTTGCTCCCCCCTCCTTCAGAGGAagcggacgacgacgacgacccaGAGTACAACGTCTTGGACGACCTGGACGAGCCCGACCTGGAAGACTACAGGACGGACCGCGGCGTTCAGATCACCAGTAAGAGCGTTGAAACGCCGCTTTTTGGCGCCCCCGATTTATCGGCGGGGAGGTGGCAAGCCGGCGGCCCGTGTGGCGCAGCTCGCACAGACGCACAGTCTTTGTTTTCCAGAGAAAGAAGTCAACCAACTGCTGGAGGAGCTCTTTCTCACGGTCAGCGGGCGCGCTCTCAAACTCGCGCTTTGATCCGCGGGCGGCGCCACAGTTCATCCGTGTGCGTGCACGCAGCTGCGGGATGGAGAAGGAGGccccgaggaggaggaggaggaggaggacgaggaagatgaagaggaggGCGAGGAGCGACCCTCGGAGGCTCGGAGGTAAGACGGCAAACGGCGGGGACCCTCCCGTTGGGACGCCCCGGCAAAGACGTGCCGTCGGCGTTTGGGTCGGGAGGGAGAGCGAGGGACCCGCCCGTGCGCGACAACTTTCTAGCAGGCCAGAAAGAAGGAGCGTGCGGTGGGCACAATGCAGCCATGGGATGGGGCGGGATTGGATGGGACGGGATTGGATGGGACGGGGTGGGATCCCTCAAATCTCTTGTTGTCTTTGGCAGCCCCGTGGAACGCAAGCGAGCAGCCCGCCAAAGCTGCCACGCCGTCCAGCCGCCTCCGCCGGAACAGCAGCCGCAGCAGCAGCGGCCGGCCCTCCGGGACGCCACAAACTGGCCGGCGACCAGCGTTTGGCTGGCGGGCGCTCGGCCCCCCGCCTTGCGCCTGGACTCGGCCCACAAAGCGCGACTCGGACAGCAAATGCAGCAGGTGCTCCGTTCCaccgtccctccctccctccgtccgtccgtccctctGTGGCTCGCCCAAACCTTTCTTGGCCGCTAGGTGGAAAAAGCAATGCCACGGCGCCTGCCGGTTTGCCAACAAAGTGGCATCAGACGGTGGGACGTGTCGATTCTAGCGCCGGTGGCCTTTTTCTCCTTTCAGCACGTCCAGCTGCTGACCCAAGTTCACCTGCTGAGTCGCGACGTCGGCGCCCTCAAACACGAAGCCTCCGTCACCAAACACTTTCTGGTCAGTCACCGGGTTCGGGCGGACGGGCGGGCAAGTCGGACGGCCCCAGTGACCCCGCGTGCGGCACGCAGGAGGAGCTGCGGCGCTTCGCCGCGCGCCGAGAGCAGCTGTCGCGTTCCTCGGCCTTCCGGGCGAGCAATCTGCAGGAGGCGTTGGAGCTCCTGGAGGAGTCGCGCCACGCCACCCAGCTCCCGCCGCGCCAGCCTCCCGCTTCCGGGCGCTGGCTGCCCGCCATGTCTTCCACCACGGCGGGTATGGATGGGCGCAGGGCGGGGTCCCGCCCTCCCTGCCTCGCTGGCTGATGCCGTGCCTCCCCCCAGGTCACGCTTTCCCCGTCTTGCCGGCGGACGCCGCCTGGCTGCTGGCCACGCGGGGCGTCTTCCTCTACCCTCAACTGCTTCCCGTGTGCAGCCTGGACCCTGCGCGCCACGCGCGGCCCCACCGCGGGACCTTCACCGCCGGGGAGGACGGGTGAGGGCGCCGGACTCCCGGGAGAGGCGGAGCCGCCCGCCCGAGACGTGTCTAAAAGGCCGACGCGTGCGTGTGCAGCCTGATGGTTTTAGGCCTGAAGCACTTTGAGGGTGCCGTGCAGCCGCAGCATCTGATGGCCACCTACCTGCTGTGCAAGAGCGCCTTCCGCTTGGCCAAACACATCCGCGAGATGAGCGGCCCCCGGGCGCCGCCCCGGAACATCCTCAAGGTCAGCTCCGGTCCGAGGGCACGGCGGGAGACGAGACTCTGTTCACGCGCCTTTCCTTTTCCCCGCAGATGTTTCTGACACGGCAGCCGGCCACCCCCCGGCCGCTGGACTGCGAGCCGGCGGGAGCCCCGGACCGCCGCCCCCCCGTGGAGAAAGATCCCTCCGTCATGCCCCTTTGGCTTCAGGTGCGTCATGCCGCGGAGAGCCCTCACACTTAGGAGCCAGTGGGCCGGGGAAGGTGCCTGGTCGCCCTCCCCCTAAAAGCCACGACGAGGACTCCGGCCGGGCCGGGAAGCgcgtctgactttttttttttttctcccggcGCCGCCCTTCGCAGAACAGCCGAGAGGCGGTCCGGAGGACGCGaagggacggcggcggcggcgctccgTGCTACCCCGGCTCCCTTCCCAGGGGATGCCACCTGAAGCTTTACCCTTCCCGCCTCCAAAAAGGCCCACAGCGGCCGGCTCCCTCCCGCCGGCGCCTTTTCACCCTGGCCCACAACGCCTCCTTGCACCCCATCTGCCCGGCGCGACCGCAGGGCGACGCCCTCTTCTCCTCCCCCGTCTGCGCCGGGGGCATCCTCCTGGTCGGAGGGGACGCAGCCGTCTCCCCGCCCGTCGGGCCGACAGAGTCGCCGACCCGCCGCCGACCCCGAGGTGTGGAAGAGGAAGAGCGGGCGGGAGCGGACTCTGGGGAAGGGGAGCCGGCGGGGGGGCCCGATGGGCGAGGTCGGGAAGAGGAGCGGGCGGGAGAGGGAGAAGAGACCCCGGGAGCGGACCGAGGGGAAGAGGAGCGGGCGGGAGAGGGAGAAGAGACCCCGGGAGCGGACCGAGGGGAAGAGCGGCGAGCGGCGGGGCACGAGGACCAGGGGCGGCCAGAGGAGCGGGCAGGAGGGGGGCGGGAGGGGGAGCGGGAGGGGCAGCGGGAGGGGCAgcgagagggggagggagagcaAGAGGGAGAgcaagagggggagagagagggagagcggGAAGGGCAACGGGCTGGAGAGGAAGAAGGGGAGGAAGAGAAGGATGAagaggacgacgacgatgatgaagaCTTTGACGAGCTGACTCAAGACGAAGACTtcgacgaagaggaggaggaggaggaggaagaagaggcgtCGTCCGAAGAGTCTCTCCCGCCCGCGGCCGAGGCGCCGCCCAGGTCTCCTATCTGCCCCCCCCGGGCCTGCCCCAACCCTCGAGAGAAGGCCCCAGGGAGGTCGCGTGGCCCGTCGGAGGAAGAGCACTCGCCCGGCTCGCCGgacgacgaagaggaggaggaggaagaagcgcCCAAAAGAGACGGCGGGGCGGCCGTCGCCTCGGAAGACGACgaccccgccgccgccgctcgccAGGAAGGAAGGCTTCGGAAGCCGCCCCGGGGAGGTGCAGCACGCGGGAGAGGTAGGTAGCCTCCCACGGTCGCCCGAGCCGCCGTCAGCACGGCTCGCCCTCCCCCCCCAGGTCGACGGAGCCCGGGCGACGGGGCGGCGCGGCGAGCCCGTCGGGAGCCCCCCGGGAAAGCCCCCGCCGGTCCCCCCTACGACGGCGACGCGCCGGAGAAGGACCCTCGGCGGCAGAGCAAAGACGCCGCCTACGCTCACGGCTATCTCCGAAGGGTGAGCGCCCGCCCAGCAAGTTGGAGGCCTTTTGGCCCCTTTCTGGCCTTTTGGCCCCTTTCTGGCCTTTTGGCCCCTTTCCGGCCGGCTCGGGGCTCATTTTCCTATTGTGGGGCGTCCGGAGGTTCGCGAGGCGCTGCGCGACCGCCCGGACAAGTTGGAGGACTTTGTCCGGGCGCTGAACCAGCTGGAGCGGCCGGACGGACGCCAGGTGCTGGGCGTCTTCCGCAAGCTGCGCGGCATCCTGGGAAAGCGCACCGAACTGCTGCGCGACTTTGCCGCCTTCCTCCATCCCGAGCAGGCGCTGGAGTGCGGACTGGTCGGTGGCGCCGTCCAACGCGGACCAAAACCCCGCGTCGTCCTCCAAAGTCcaaagctctctctctctctctctctctcccccagtTTGAAGAGCAGCAAGCCTTCGAGCGCAGCCGCCGCTTCTTGCGGCGACTGGAGGTCACCTTCGGGGACAACCCGTCCCACTACAACAAGATCATCAAGGCCCTCCAGCCCGGGCCGCGGCTGGGCGTCGCCGCCGTCCGCGAGGTGAGCCGCCGCCCGTCCGTGGCGCCGGGCCGGCTCCAGGTCACCCGCGCCGGTTTGTCTCAGCTCCAGGCGCAAATGGCGGCTCTGCTGAAGGGACACCCTCGGCTGCAAGAGGAGTTCTGGGTGTTTTTCGACGAGCTGCGCCCGCCGCCCGCCCGTCCGGGCCAGTTCGAGGAAGCCCGTTGGCCGGAGGAGGGCGAGGAGGGGCCGGGCCttcccaccgccgccgccgccggcttcGAGGAAGTCACCTTGCCCGACGAGGACGCCGGCGAGACGGACGCCTCCCTGAGCCGGCACCGGATGAGGAAGTTGCGCTCGCGCGCGGCCCCCGACGAGGCCGCGGCTGACTGCGCTTTTCCGTCCTCGCCCTTTTCTTCGCGGGGATCCCATTGGCTGCGTCGCCGGCCGCATCGTCGGAGGGGGTGCGCCCGCGTCCGCGGCGGCAACGTCCAGGACTCGCCGGGCACGGCCGGGGTCTCGGCGAATTCCGACCCGCTTCACGTTCCCGCCTCCCGAGACGGCGCCGGTCTTTCCGACGGACCGGCGCGGCGGCGTTCGGCCGACGAGGAGGAGACGGGGTCGCCGTCTCCCAAGAGGAAGCGGGACGAGGACGTCCCGGCGCCCGCCGAACTTCCCGTTTGCGCCAAAAACATTTCCCTGACGCCCAGTGGGGAGAAGGTCATCCTGTGGACCAGGTGTGGTGCGGCCCCGCCAAGATGGCACGCGCTCGATCTAGCGcgcctttttcttctttcttttttttccagggagGCCGATCGGGTGATCCTGACCACGTGTCGACGGGAGGGGGCCAATCCCGACACCTTCCGGGGCATCTCCGCTCTGCTCGGCAACAAGACGGCCGGCGAGGTGAGCCTCCGTCGTCGGGGCGCCGGCCTTGTTGCCTTTCCTTTCTCCAGCCGACGGAGCCCTTTGCGCCCGGCTCGCAGGTGTCCGGACGCTTTGGGGATCTGATGCGCCTTTTCCAGAGCGCCGCCCGCCAGGCCGGCTGCGGAGACCAGCCACCCACCCTTTGACCGACGCCGCCGACGTGCTTTCCCCTCCAAACTTTTTCGTGAGAATAAAATGGCCCGGTGGCGGGGGCCTGAAAGGTTGacctattttcacttttttgaaAGCCGAGTGTCGGGGCAGTCGTTTAAGGTTCAAATGGAAAAAGGGTGGCTTTATTGTCTGTCACTCTACAACCAAATagtcaaagaagaagaaaaaaacaaagtagcGGGACGGGGAAGCGGGGTCACGGAACAGCGGCCCCACGTCCACTTTTGTCCCTCATCCAAAGAAGCTCGGGGCCTCGGGAGAGGGCGATTGGGCGGCCAGAGCCAGGTTGACCGTGGCCAAGGTCAGGGTGGGCAGGAAGGACAGCCCCATCCCAAAAACGCGGACGCTGCTGCCCCGGGCGGCCGCCGCCCAATAGCCGAACCTGGACGGGAGCAAAGGCGGGTTAGGCCGGGAGGCCTTGGCTCAATTCCGCTCGTTCCCCCCGTCCCCCCGTCCCGTCCCGCTCATCCTAACCGTCCCAAGGCGAAGAGGAGGGCCAGCAAGGGCACCAGCTTCAGCTGCTCCTGCCTCAGGTAGACGGCCGTGACGGCCAGCTGCGACAAGTACATCAGGAACAGGCCGGCCGACTCGCCCGAGTACCTCCCGTGGAAGTTCAACTCCTTGCCGCCGTCACGCTCCTCCTCCGTTCCACCCGGCGGGGGCCGGAGGCGGAGACGCGCCACGCCCATGGCCAGCcagcctgggaaaaaaaaaacaaccaaaaagtgTTAATGCCAGAGCGGAACTCAAACGCGGGACCGGCGGACGGACGAGCGAGGCACCCGAGACCACGGGGGCGGCGGCAAAGACGGAGCAGCGCATGGCGTAGAGCATCCTGAGGGGGGCGCCGCGCAGCACGGGGGCGTCAAAGGGCAGAAAGACAAAGCCCCCCCAAACCAGGAAGGGGAAGAAGAGGGCCGCCGTCACCAGAGACACGCCCGCTTTCAGGAGGTCTCGATGGGCGCAGCCGCGTCCACCTGAAAAGCCGCCGGTCTCGTcaacggcgggcgggcggccgggagggagtgagggagggagggaggtcgTTTACCCTTTGCGGGCCAGTCTGAGACAATTCTTTGGGCATCATCACACGTTTCCCAGCgggccgctgccgccgccgccgccgccgccttcttTGCCATCGGGGAAGCCTCCTCGTCGGACGACGGAGCCCACCGGTCCATGCTCGCCTGCCGACGAGAAGGCGCGGAAGTTAAGGGTTAGGGCttctgtttgtaaaaaaataataataataataataaaaataataaacaatttcTTTTGTCCAGCCTTCCCGCTTGAACGCTTTTTGGTGTCGGCAAGAGTCGGCGACCCGAAACCCAAAGAGTGGCCAATGCGAGGACCGTCCGGTCTTGTTTTCCACGTCCGATGCGACACACCTGAATCCCATAAGGGGCGGAGTCTCGGCCTCTCCGATCATTTAATTCAGGTGAGCTTAGAGGACACGTGGACAACAGACTGGATGGAGGTATTCCGTTGGTGACCCAAGGTAGGAAACGTATAGCCTTGTCTGGGGCTTGTCTAGAAATGGCATCGTTGGAAAGTGTAGTATTGGCTGCGGAACAGACCGGAACGGACCGGGTCGGGCCGATAAGGGGAGGGGTTAAAGTACGGACCCCGGGGTCTTCGCGCGTTTGACATTCCCTCGCCAATGACGCCACTAGGCGGAGGGGACTGGGACATCGCCGACGGAAGTTTGACTCCCGAGTGGAGCCCAAGTGGGGACTTGCCTGACGTTGATTACAGACCAAAGTCCACGCCAAACTACTACGTGGGTGTCTTCAACTGACCTGTTGCGACGGACAGAGAACACAAGGGCCGGcgatgaagaggaagaaagaaaggggaaaaaaaggtccgGCTGGCTCGTTTGTTGAAGACGCGAGCGACGCTTGTCTTGAGCTCGTTTGCCGGCGTGGCAGGTGAGCGACCTGAGAACAACTCTCCTGCAAAGCGGAAGCAGACTCTTGCTTTCAAACGACGACACCAATGCACTTGCCCCTCCTCCCCCTGACTTTTACGCCTATGTATACATTGAGTGAGTTCATTTTCAGCCCCAAACGTGGCAACAAATAACGTGGTTTCTTCCTATTTGTCTTCCGATCTCCTCAATGGTGCTTGCCGTTTAGTGTCTTTGTGCACTCTTGAGCCGGCTCactgactttcattttttttcattttcatttctttgtatATTTTGGGTGCAGAATATGACATGCTGCCTCGATCGTTTCTGTCGTCAATAAATGTGGATCtgttttgatcaaataaatTTGCCAGGAGGAGAGAAGGCTCCATTTGGGTTTTATTGCTTCACCTCGAACGTTTAAACATGGCTTTATTCATCGGACCGTGTCATTGACGTGGAGGAAAAACTCGATTGAATTGAAGACGCAACAAAAGATCCGGATTCGAGTAAAGAGGCTAAAGATAGATCGTTCCTTCTCAGAAAAATCGCCATTTGTGGATGTGACTTTTGCGGCAGCAACCAGAAGAAGGAGCCGCATTTAGTCGTTATTTCTTCACGTGACCGCCGAATGGGCTTGGGAGGGGGGGTGTTGTCTGTTTGGaaggcggcgg includes:
- the LOC144199007 gene encoding ankyrin repeat domain-containing protein 34A-like encodes the protein MGDGGDGDGGGVGGSGVGVAPPQMEGNALLSAVFQGKLRLSRLLLEGGAYINEGDRLGRTPLAAACLADYGEPGTRLRMLRYLLDRGADPNIPDKGGRTALMHACARRAGREAVALLLAGGADPSLKDHSGRSALTRALEEGQRDTLRVLLDACRAKGKEVIIITSDTSPSGTKKTKQYLNSPPSPGGPDACMSPSDVEIATSSPAAGRGQPVFSFSPPPPPRSAARPRGEKRAPAPPRKLLKRLNSEPWGLVAPSAARPGPAAEGPAAPPARLADGVARLSQRMDGVSLAEPARASTSRRHSIETHEPERDERPGRAPCRRPEEAQRHRVPYLGSGEPVSAEAGGSQRLPGPVPGCPEERQAYEATPFGESGERAGRRGSGTFPLERLAHGRPPCGFLPPLKVQKGHPEGEPRKKKLTRRHSMQTEQMKQLSVFRESLAEKVSEPYGD
- the gon4lb gene encoding GON-4-like protein, encoding MEPSWTPAARTHRDEDGPSREEPLAEESSRDQLGRLDIDLDRKSRRHNLTAGNVRDILHEVITDERVVAMMKAAIRDTRDTPMFEPKMTRSRWKTAVRQGQCVDWSLSAEQSWQPPQFADIQLDADEDSSDEEYRPQEEEDDTAEESFLSDCDVIWPPEDQTPASGCRPTDDDAAAPSFLESLNAVEEELDRGPAYATFSSLGMEEEDGGGGGSLALRTRSKLPLVDVPLERLEAELPAPDGAADADEVGGGEEDRHWTRWLHGLVATHHEEEADDDDDPEYNVLDDLDEPDLEDYRTDRGVQITKKEVNQLLEELFLTLRDGEGGPEEEEEEEDEEDEEEGEERPSEARSPVERKRAARQSCHAVQPPPPEQQPQQQRPALRDATNWPATSVWLAGARPPALRLDSAHKARLGQQMQQHVQLLTQVHLLSRDVGALKHEASVTKHFLEELRRFAARREQLSRSSAFRASNLQEALELLEESRHATQLPPRQPPASGRWLPAMSSTTAGHAFPVLPADAAWLLATRGVFLYPQLLPVCSLDPARHARPHRGTFTAGEDGLMVLGLKHFEGAVQPQHLMATYLLCKSAFRLAKHIREMSGPRAPPRNILKMFLTRQPATPRPLDCEPAGAPDRRPPVEKDPSVMPLWLQNSREAVRRTRRDGGGGAPCYPGSLPRGCHLKLYPSRLQKGPQRPAPSRRRLFTLAHNASLHPICPARPQGDALFSSPVCAGGILLVGGDAAVSPPVGPTESPTRRRPRGVEEEERAGADSGEGEPAGGPDGRGREEERAGEGEETPGADRGEEERAGEGEETPGADRGEERRAAGHEDQGRPEERAGGGREGEREGQREGQREGEGEQEGEQEGEREGEREGQRAGEEEGEEEKDEEDDDDDEDFDELTQDEDFDEEEEEEEEEEASSEESLPPAAEAPPRSPICPPRACPNPREKAPGRSRGPSEEEHSPGSPDDEEEEEEEAPKRDGGAAVASEDDDPAAAARQEGRLRKPPRGGAARGRGRRSPGDGAARRARREPPGKAPAGPPYDGDAPEKDPRRQSKDAAYAHGYLRRVREALRDRPDKLEDFVRALNQLERPDGRQVLGVFRKLRGILGKRTELLRDFAAFLHPEQALECGLFEEQQAFERSRRFLRRLEVTFGDNPSHYNKIIKALQPGPRLGVAAVRELQAQMAALLKGHPRLQEEFWVFFDELRPPPARPGQFEEARWPEEGEEGPGLPTAAAAGFEEVTLPDEDAGETDASLSRHRMRKLRSRAAPDEAAADCAFPSSPFSSRGSHWLRRRPHRRRGCARVRGGNVQDSPGTAGVSANSDPLHVPASRDGAGLSDGPARRRSADEEETGSPSPKRKRDEDVPAPAELPVCAKNISLTPSGEKVILWTREADRVILTTCRREGANPDTFRGISALLGNKTAGEVSGRFGDLMRLFQSAARQAGCGDQPPTL
- the LOC144199016 gene encoding transmembrane protein 79-like, encoding MDRWAPSSDEEASPMAKKAAAAAAAAARWETCDDAQRIVSDWPAKGGRGCAHRDLLKAGVSLVTAALFFPFLVWGGFVFLPFDAPVLRGAPLRMLYAMRCSVFAAAPVVSGWLAMGVARLRLRPPPGGTEEERDGGKELNFHGRYSGESAGLFLMYLSQLAVTAVYLRQEQLKLVPLLALLFALGRFGYWAAAARGSSVRVFGMGLSFLPTLTLATVNLALAAQSPSPEAPSFFG